TATTGTAGAAGATAGGTATGAGGAGCAAGAAACTTCAAAAGCAGGAAAGGAAACACAAGAAAAGCGGCATACTTAtaaggaaaataagaaaaaagatgcCAATGCGTTGTTCCTAATCTAACAAGGAAACACAAGAAAAGCAGCATGCCTATTAATTAATCCAAGAACCAATAGTTTGGTAATTTCTagagatgttattttttatgaactCAAGGCTTGGAAATGGGAGAATGATGATACTGAAGTGccaagcttttttttttttttgaggaaCCAGATTCATCAAATTCACAAGAAACTCAGATGCTTCAAAGTCCAATATCAAGTACAATAATACGTTCATCCAGTTCTAGTTCCTTTAAAAGAACACCAGTTTCAAGTGCAAGGCCAATCAAGAAAATACATTTAATGGAGGATCTATATGAGTCCACTGATGAAGTTGTTATGAGTGTATTGaatctaaaaaatttgaagatgctgtaaaagaaaatatttggcAAGATGCAATGGATGAGGAAATAAGAGTTATCAAGAAAAATAGAACATGGGAACTTGTTGATCGacccaaataaaaagatatcATTAAACTTAAATAGGTCTATAAGACAAAGTGTAATGGAGATGGTTCAATCCAAAAGCATAAGGCTCGCTTGGTTGCAAAAGGATACTCTCAACTACTAGGAATTGATttttgtaataacccaaaccaaaatatctaaaaagaaataaaatatctaaaaagcaggattaatatcttctaacaaaaagacaagtttgccctaacatattttaatgggggaaaatttgattttttaatcgagaaataatttgggaattccgcttgcgccgttgcgtaaagcacggcgaaacgagtccttagacacggagtagactcgaatcggacttgtaacgaagaaaatacgatcaaaataccgcgaagggcaaaatggtaatttggccaaaaagtcagatttttatcccttttctccttctctctcctcatttctctctcctctctctctcgcacTAGCGCCGCGCGACTCTTCATCTTctcggcgacggcccggccaccacaggccgagctgatctccgccgtgggtactgTCGACTCCAcctccctctcgccgtcaCGACCCGACCGtcctccacccttgggccgcccggagCTGGTCGGAAAGTCATGATTTCCGACGGATGTTCACCCGAGTTTCACCGATCTTCCAGCTCGATTTTCTGCTttgtttctccaccaaatcaatcgagcaaggtatggtttctcatctatttttcgtgttctagctgatggatgtatgtgtttcgatcgattttagctctaaagcgatcaattttcgacttgaattctagccgaaacttcggccgccttgattttctgtttctgatcactttttggggtatgtccaagaacaaaagtgactccaaatggggtgttttacctaggataggagtttggagtcttggttccgagatttttgggccacccgaaatcgcttaggacacccaaatctgcccatgcgtgctggggcgcgtgggcgagggtggtgaagtaattatgggcagttttgagatcctcgtgtcgtcacgagcgcgtaggatttcgcggatctcgattcggagtccgtttgggccccgaacggatttttcatatagcgcgatccttgggtgcagtgtcgtctaATCTTCGGATCGCactgaaatttggatatgtcatactacatgattccaggatcgtgtaggattcgacggattgcgaatcggagtcccggatactccggaatcgagaaccctggggctagggtttggattttaagcgataacgcgatctTGACCAATCCGACAGTccgtttcagaccaaactcgcggaacatggttccttctctatcaGGAACCTTCAGAGCAGCCTAGATTGgtcatcggagaccgtggacccacggggtccagGATTGGCCGGTCTggtggtttatcgcttagtcAAGCGTCAAGTGTCAagtcttccaaaactgatctaagagtctaaaaggctaatgtgggcataggagtaacttaaAAACTGagcgcacgtatttctaggagccgggggcagggtgtttaatttaaattctttttattcagcagtttattgattcattattcatggataatcaggcaccaaaggtccagtcgacccgcaggagggaccttcgaaggatccaattagctcggaccatcagtgagtggactttctttcataaacgattttatatgcatgagttatacaaatgatttatataaatgagattacttaaatgattttataatgattttctacaaataagcttttataagtcagtttatatgggttaatttcattatttgatcttgaagaagttttatgaactatttATTTCGAACGTGATTTGGGCGGTACAATGCTTTGATTTACGTGTTGTTTATTACTGAAGCtcagtaatataaaaagtagagtttgagaactctatCAGAGGAGACAGCAGttaaatttcagtttcacaaaaagggagtgagttattagatttttctaaaaaaatagtttattttagaaccaccatgtacccaccctttatttggtgattatccagagttggaccgatgtctacggacatccagtccgatttcagtttacgtcagtgcacttgactttgcctcacgagttacggggacgctcggaccgtgagtgctaggatttgcggctcggcagacttggtgtcccgagacctgccaggattgcggctcggctgactctgtgtccccgagacctgccaggattgcggatcaggctgactacggtcccctgcatcctgccagagcgactcgagctgacttggtgtcatcgaggatctgccggcggatcaggctgaccatagtcccctgatttagccagtttgcggctcgggtagactgcgtgacgcccgagacctgccaggggaattgacggatatgacaggggtacaattaggtggtagtttcaaaggattttaagctcttttattcagttatgattttcagctatttataaccagtttctttgttattcgcgcattttatatctttatataattgttcagtttcACGAATCTATATACatacgattatatatatattcagatgAATACCTTATACTCAACGCAGGTGAACTTTAGccttacttatcaagttatttttactatgggggttattatgattttaactgttttcaagaatcttatgtttggtccactcacattttcaacctgtttttcgcccccaggccgtagaagtgcgcaggatccaccaccgggccattcatagcttccgcaccaccaagtaaggtagagatTTGtggaaaatccttgaaaccctgaaaactttagaaaatgctctgatatctagttgaaactgaaaaactggagttgagatctattatttgagatattctggcagttggtgtggatttaattgattgtttaacaggtgaaaaattttggggttggtcaaaatacaggggagactctgccgaattttcggcagaagtctaagggaaagtataaaaagaatttgaaacgagaagggtaaaaaggtcttttgtgcccgacattatccaggtgtcggacacgcacaggacttgcctcgaatttcaaagcggaaattgggtcgggtcctgtcaattttaATAAGACGTTTGCTTGGGTAGTTCGAATGGAGACTATAAGGAATGTTTTGGCTTTAGCTGCACAACTGAAGACAAAGGTTTATCAATTGGATGTCAAATCTGCATTTTTAATGGAGAACTTGAAGAAGAGGTTTATGTAGAGCAACCTCAAGGTTATGTTGAGAAAGGGAGGGAAAATAAAGTTTATCACCTATGTAAAGCCTTATATGGCTTAAAGCAAGCACCAAGAGCCtagaacaataaaattgatCACTATTTTCAGCAAACTGGATTTACCAGAAGCTTAAGTGAGCCATCACTTTATCTCAAGAAAGAAGGCACAcatcattttctgattttatgcctttatgttgatgatttgatCTATACAAGCACAAATACAAGGTTGGCAGAAGTTTTCaagaagaacatgatgaaGGAATAAGAAATGACAGATCTAGGCACTATGAGATATTTTCTTGGTATACAGGTTCAATAATCAGATGAGGGGATATCTATTTCTCAAGAGAATATGCTGAAAAtatgttgaaaaaaattcaatacgTTGAAGAGCAAACCAATATACTCCAATggaaattaatttgaattttacaAGTAACGATGGAGCACCTAAGTTTGATGCATCCATATATAGCAGGGTGGTTGgttcattaatttattttacaaataCAAGGCCACATATTGTTCATGTCATAAGTGTGGTATCTAGATTCATGAGTGATCCAAGTAATCATCATTTTGCTGCAGTAAAAAGAATACTCATGTATATACAAGTAACGAAGGGATATGGTATTAGATGTACACAAGAGAAGGAAGCATAGTTGGTTGGCTACACAGACAATGACTGGGCAGGTGCAATTGATGATAGAAAGAGCACCTATGGACATGTGTTTTTCTTCCGAGATAAATTAAGTGTGCAGGACAAATGCATTAAGGGGAAGTGTTAAAAGTAATGCATCGTCTACAGttaaatttagaaaataaaattattagttgtattttttCCTACAGGTTTCTTATGAAGAGTTGTATCTCTTGACTACATGAGAAGTTGTATATTTTAGATATCAAAAGTTGGATTTGTATCTCTGGGAACTAATTCAAGCGTTGTGTCTTATTATGTAAAGGCGCAAAAATGTAATTACAAATAGCCAATGTTATAAGTTGTTGTATCGAAGAAGTTAATAAAATCAGTTTTCTAATTCTCTGTTTTACAAACACTCTTTGCCTTACTTTATATTTCTATCATATTCTTCAATTTTATGATCATTCTCCCAACATGGCGAACATTCATTTCAAGCTCAGATAGTAAGTTCAAGTATTAATAcgaaaaaatatgaatttttaatgCAAATAATGTATTTtatcaacaatttttaatgtattattttggaaaaaataactACACATAAACAATGTAATGACGCATTTCAACCTTAATATTCCAAGCAGCTGATACTTACACACACATCTTGGTATACATAAAAATGCAGGCATTATTTAACCATTATTGATCCAAATTAGCAGTTGATGATAATAAAACTCCAAACGGTTCTCATCTTGAGAGACAAATACACTTGAGTGATTCACTTGACATGGTTTGAGAACCACTCCAACAAGTCTTGATGAGCCTCCTCAGCAGACTTAAAAGATTTTTCGTCTTCCACATTGTACCTCGTCGTCCATCCATGTTCCACTTCTGGAAATATTTTCACGTAGCTCTTTATCTGTGAATTCCACAAGACCAACACTCGTtcaaatcaatttcaaatgttAATCTCTGCCAGCTAATTTTAACATCATAGGACTATTTTGATTGTGTTTCTTCTGTTCCCAtcatttctttaaaaaaaacagaaactcaAAACTTTAATTTTAACATCATAGGATTAATGTGATGAATGATGTAATTCCTATACCTCAGTTTTTGCAATTAAAACCTCTTCCCACTGCTTCAAGACTTCAGGTGGAGTAATGTGGTCAAACTCTGCTCCAAGTATGGCAATGGGAACCTTAACCTCTGAAAGTTGTTTCAGCATTGATCATTAAACTAAGACCGACTTTTTCTGTAAATTCGATCCTCAAATATATCCATACGCGAATATTATATACAGAAATCTTACCTTTGATATCATCCACAGTGGTAAATGCAGGATGTAACAGAACACCAGCATGGATGAAGTCGTGGTCATGCTTTCCAAGTTCAACCGCAACCTTGGCTGAAATCAAAACAGTACAGATGTGAGAATCTTTTGTAACGCAAGTATATAACTTGTTGTTATTAAAAAGTtctcataaaataaatgaatacatatatttAAGGCTTATTTGTTGAAATAGCCCATGTGGTTTCCAAATAGTCTTAGTTTGCTCTTTGATGTTTCAAATGACTCAATTTCCCTCCTGAACTTTTATTCCGTGACCAAGATTTCCCCATTCCGTTagttttcattaaaaaaaaaaaaaaaaaacccttaaaTCAGCTGACGTGACATGAGtattttgataaatttaattagtcaaaattcaaaataaatataaaaatttgcttgaaattatttaaattagaattaagataaaaataactacttttttttttcttcctccctcAATCGTGAGCCCACTATACCTTCTCCCTAATCTCAACCAGCCCCACCGCCCAACCAACCACCTTCCCCCTCCTCATTCTTCTGTCAAAACAAaggtaccaaaaaaaaactgaacaacccttcctctttctctctcttctcaattctctctctttctttggCAGCCATTGAGGGAGATTTGGGTTGCCACATATGCCAAATATGAAGTTAATTTAGTGATTTGGTTTGTGGGTTTGAGCCTTTTGACAATTGTGGGGAGGGGTTTGATttggggggagggggagagagagagaggagaaggtggggtggttttatttatttatttattttttctgagtGTGGGTTGGTTGGGCGATGGGGCTGGTTGAGATGAGGGAGCAGGTGGTGGTGGGAGctgattaaaaaaagaagacaattttatctttattttttatctatcttaaataatttcaagcattttttatattaaatttgaatcttttaatttttaatagttaaatttatcaaaataCCCATGCCACTTCAGCTGATTTAATGGTGTTTATCTGAAAACTAACAGAATAGGGCAACCTTGGTTACATAATGGAAGTTAGGGGGTAGAGATTGAGTCATTTGAAATGTGGGGCAAATTGAGACTATTTGAAAAACACATGGGGCATTTCAACAAACTTACTTAAATTTAATACaaggaaaaatgaaacaaCGGAACAAAGAAGTTCgcagaaaaagagaataagCTCACCTCCCCAGCAGAAGCCTGCAGCACCAATTGCAGAGACGCCTTTACTTTTTAAAGCTTCAATTACTAGCTTTGCATCTTCAAATCCCTTCTCCTATCCATGCGAAAAACAAGACTTGAgcagtaaatttttttaacaattgTGTACCCCGGCCCAGTTCAAAACCATATATAAAGttcaaaacaacaacaataattaATACTAATAACCAACCGGACTATGATCTTTTAACCAAACAGGTAGACGGTCAAAGGAGCCATCATCTGCGAGTACAAAAGGATCTCCATAGAAGAAGTCAGGGACCACAACGAAGTACCCAGCAGCTGCAACTTTGTCTGCAAACTTCCTTCGAATTCACAACAGAAAGCATGTGATATTAGCTACAGAGTATATATAAGATGCAAAAAGTAGTGATTCTTCTGCTCTTCCAGTATGCTTCTATGACACGTAAATTAGCTGTAGAAAAACTGGGAGTATAAGTCATACCTTAAGTTTGGAGCTTGAAATCCTGCATGATCTCAAAGCAATACACAATGAGGCAAATAACCCATATATCAtagaatgaagaaaaataacacATAATTACTAcactaaaaggaaaaagaaaaataattttgaagtGGTGGGAAAGTACCAAAAATATCAGAGAGGAAAAGAATGGCAAGCTTGGAGTGAGGGGAGCCTGTGACATATGAGTCGAGACCACCAAACTTCTCAACATGGCCGGAGCCACTGGATGGGTTGAGGACTGGTGGGTGTGAGCAGCACTGAGGTCCTgacattattttcttttctctgaaTCAAAAGGTGCACAACAACCACACACTCTTCCCCGCTACTTAAACGAGCTAGACTAGAAAGATAGAAAGGCACGTTAAGACagatttttcataaaatatttattgaaaaaattgtcgaatttaatttatttattattatttttggtcaacGACGAATTTAGTTTTGGAGACTAGTGGAGTAGTAGTAGTACTTTGCTGGCGGCCATATTCCTGGGCAGGTGCAACTGTCTCCAGGGCCTACAAAATTTAATATGATATCAATCAATTTCTCCTGTCTTTTTGGATATATGGTGCATATCATGCCCAATCCACTCCCTTATTATATTGGTTAAACTTTTGTTCTATATAATCCAATATTACTGGTATAAATGGTGCAGATGATGCATTATGGTTAATCAAATGCGGTGtgcaaccttttttttttaagggagCTGAtcttcccaattttttttttttttttcatttacactttcttttgttttttttaataaattttgtttttttttttgttttttttttgttttttgtttttcatattttacacttactctacattaatttattttgactttacttttatattatttatttttctttatacttaattttccaacttgcaCTCCAGTTATAGTTTTTTATTCCTTTAATCGAGTAAGAAATAATTAACACTGTATATTTGTCTAGGCAaccatagttttttttaatattattattaaaggaaacaaattttaGGCGGCCACAAAGAAACGGAAATGCATCAAACTACacatttttacattttttttttatatagaaaagttgatatagatcCAAATTCCTATTGAGGAGTTGTGTTTAATCCTCTTATTTGGTGACTTCGATCCaagttctttgatttttgtgcCACATAAAACTACattcctttttaaatattttatgatgtaatctttttattattttatttttaaaatcatttttcgTTCCAATATTGCCccttatgacttgaatcgggtaatagtcatttatgtcatatttcctattgcctattgcataggtatatatatattttttcatattttcgacAACTtgtaatagttttttttttacctttctTTTTATAGGTAATATACAAGtttattttgtctatttttgtatttgacttttaggtagtcttctaatttatgttcctaaCTTATAAGTAACACGATTTATCACtaagtattttttgttgctAATAATAACACTATTTACCTGTATGTCAGGTACATAATTTAATGTGAGTGCTTGTTTGATCAATTGGTATAATATGTGGGTCTTTACTTCTTattgattaaattgtattaaatttagattttcaatgtgGTTTCCTTATTTACCCTAAAGGGTAAAATcgacaaaacaaaaaaagtaataaatgtcAAAGGACCTACATCTAATACCAAAAATGCG
The window above is part of the Prunus dulcis chromosome 1, ALMONDv2, whole genome shotgun sequence genome. Proteins encoded here:
- the LOC117614424 gene encoding endo-1,3;1,4-beta-D-glucanase-like encodes the protein MSGPQCCSHPPVLNPSSGSGHVEKFGGLDSYVTGSPHSKLAILFLSDIFGFQAPNLRKFADKVAAAGYFVVVPDFFYGDPFVLADDGSFDRLPVWLKDHSPEKGFEDAKLVIEALKSKGVSAIGAAGFCWGAKVAVELGKHDHDFIHAGVLLHPAFTTVDDIKEVKVPIAILGAEFDHITPPEVLKQWEEVLIAKTEIKSYVKIFPEVEHGWTTRYNVEDEKSFKSAEEAHQDLLEWFSNHVK